One genomic segment of Ipomoea triloba cultivar NCNSP0323 chromosome 9, ASM357664v1 includes these proteins:
- the LOC116030722 gene encoding uncharacterized protein LOC116030722, producing MGKNGRAIALILVFVFLIVSSTSSNDSNPTTPNNSSTTPKQGSPENTTASDSKGSNSSSVIAKAKPKETQGTENNTKVDLNGSKEESNKTGGIPPPNSKSNEDQGKVENVKNAEEGSTESCEGALLKCEIEKTLLACIKGPKDGSKESFIVLHNEGESRLEVKVYTPTSVKIVPATVEKKQTVTVNISTLSEGPKIIVDAGNGNCSLQLHRFEAVSKGPKIVAVDSLLQQFSLYSKQVTPIYGAYFLFLVALLFGGTWACCKLRKKRQHGGIPYQELEMGLPESSSAVNVDTAEGWDQGWDDDWDEDNAVKSPGGHRFGSISANGLTARSAKKDGWENDWDD from the exons ATGGGTAAAAATGGTAGAGCTATTGCGCTAATTCTCGTATTCGTATTCTTAATCGTTTCAAGCACTTCATCAAACGACTCTAATCCGACAACACCAAACAATTCTTCCACCACTCCGAAACAG GGTTCTCCAGAAAATACAACAGCAAGTGATAGTAAGGGATCGAATTCGAGTTCTGTAATTGCAAAAGCTAAGCCTAAAGAGACTCAGGGGACTGAGAACAATACTAAAGTGGATTTGAATGGCTCGAAAGAGGAAAGTAACAAAACTGGTGGGATACCTCCCCCAAATTCAAAGAGTAATGAAGATCAAGGGAAAGTGGAGAATGTGAAAAATGCAGAGGAGGGGAGTACTGAGAGTTGTGAGGGGGCACTACTGAAATGTGAAATTGAGAAGACATTGCTTGCCTGCATAAAAGGGCCAAAAGATG GATCAAAAGAGTCATTCATTGTGCTTCACAATGAAGGAGAAAGCAGATTGGAAGTAAAAGTCTATACCCCAACTTCAGTGAAAATAGTTCCTGCGACTGTTGAAAAAAAACAGACAGTAACG GTAAATATATCAACTTTGAGCGAAGGCCCGAAAATAATAGTTGATGCAGGAAATGGTAACTGCTCGCTTCAATTGCACCGTTTTGAAGCTGTGAGCAAAGGCCCGAAAATAGTAGCTGTGGACAGTCTTCTGCAGCAGTTCTCCCTATATTCTAAACAAGTGACTCCCATCTACGGTGCCTACTTCCTTTTTCTGGTAGCACTACTTTTTGGCGGGACGTGGGCTTGCTGCAAGTTAAGGAAAAAGAGACAGCATGGTGGAATTCCTTATCAAGAACTCGAAATGGGGTTACCAGAATCTTCTTCTGCCGTAAATGTGGACACAGCCGAAGGTTGGGATCAGGGTTGGGACGATGATTGGGATGAGGACAACGCAGTAAAGTCACCTGGAGGGCATCGCTTTGGAAGCATCTCTGCTAATGGCCTAACCGCTAGGTCTGCTAAGAAAGACGGGTGGGAAAATGACTGGGATGATTAG
- the LOC116030392 gene encoding probable LRR receptor-like serine/threonine-protein kinase IRK, giving the protein MLVLNILTVFLFLIPVLVLSLDPAFNDDVLGLIVFKAGIIDPESKLQSWNEDAESPCAWDGIKCDPQSNRVSEVVLDNFSLSGHIGRGLLRLQFLRVLSLSRNNFSGNINPVLAQIPSLSLIDLSENSLSGSVPDEFFRQCGSLRVVSFARNNLSGLIPVSLTTCSTLETVNLSSNQLSGQLPFGVWSLTSLRSFDVSDNFLEGEIPKGFENLYALRSISLRKNNFSGQLPENIGNCVFLKSVDLSENALSGGLPDSMQKLGLCTALNLRGNMFTGKLPDWIGNMKSLEILDLSANDLSGRVPDSIGYLQSLKEVNLSNNWFVGSLPDSLMNCVNLVALDASKNRFNGNLPQWIFKLGLVSVFLSGNRFTGSIEYPPAVSSYQGLRVLDLSTNALTGEISSAIGNFSGLEILNVSNNSLFGGIPATLGELNQTRVLDLSHNSLNGSIPSEIGRAVLLEELRLQGNFLTGLVPADIENCSSLTSLVLSQNNLTGTIPAAIAKLANLQIVDLSLNNFSGRLPKELTNLSHLIAFNVSHNHLEGELPVGGFFNAIPLSAVTGNPSLCGAVLNHSCPHQKPIVLDPNSSYAAHNSTSSLGHKRNMLSVSSLVAIGAAVFIALGVVTISILNLHVSSSVRQSAALMTFSGGDEFSHSYGTEANYGKLVMFSGDADFGSGTEALLNKDSELGRGGFGAVYRTELRNGRSVAIKKLNVASLIKSQEDFERQVQTLGKVRHENLVVIEGYYWTPSLQLLISEYVCGGSLYKKLHEEHPDEGGCFLSWQQRFKIILGVAKGLAHLHGMNIIHYDMKSTNILIDGSGDPKVSDFGLARLLPVLDRYVLSSKIQSALGYMAPEFACQTVKITEKCDVYGFGVLTLEVVTGKRPVEYMEDDVIVLCDTVRRALEEGKVEECIDERLRGNFPIDEAIPVIKLGLICASQVPSNRPDMEEVIRILELIQYSTESQDDLE; this is encoded by the exons ATGTTAGTACTGAATATTTTGACTGTTTTTTTGTTCTTGATTCCGGTTCTTGTGCTCTCACTAGACCCGGCTTTTAACGATGATGTTCTGGGGTTGATTGTGTTCAAAGCTGGGATTATAGACCCGGAATCAAAGCTCCAATCTTGGAATGAGGATGCTGAGAGTCCTTGTGCTTGGGATGGGATTAAGTGTGATCCTCAGTCCAATAGAGTCTCTGAGGTTGTTCTTGACAATTTCTCTCTTTCTGGGCACATAGGTAGAGGCCTTTTGAGGTTGCAGTTCTTGAGAGTGTTATCTTTGTCCAGGAACAATTTCTCTGGGAATATCAATCCAGTTCTTGCCCAAATTCCCAGCTTGAGTTTGATTGATCTGAGTGAAAATAGCTTGTCTGGCTCAGTCCCTGATGAGTTTTTCAGACAATGTGGATCTCTCCGGGTTGTTTCCTTTGCCAGAAACAATCTCAGTGGGCTAATCCCTGTCTCTCTCACCACATGCTCAACATTGGAGACTGTTAACTTATCCTCCAACCAGCTTTCTGGTCAGTTGCCCTTTGGAGTATGGTCTTTAACTTCTTTAAGGTCATTTGATGTTTCTGATAATTTTCTGGAGGGTGAGATTCCTAAGGGGTTTGAGAACTTGTATGCTTTAAGGTCAATAAGTTTAAGGAAGAATAATTTTAGTGGTCAGCTGCCTGAAAACATTGGAAACTGTGTGTTTTTGAAATCAGTTGATCTCAGTGAGAATGCACTTAGTGGAGGCCTTCCTGATTCTATGCAGAAACTGGGTTTATGTACAGCTCTTAATTTAAGGGGAAATATGTTCACAGGAAAGCTTCCAGATTGGATAGGGAATATGAAGAGCTTGGAAATTTTGGATCTTTCTGCAAATGATTTGTCCGGTAGGGTTCCGGACTCCATAGGGTATCTTCAGTCCTTGAAAGAGGTGAATTTGTCGAACAATTGGTTCGTGGGAAGCTTGCCGGATTCTTTGATGAACTGTGTTAACCTTGTGGCTCTGGATGCCAGCAAAAACCGGTTCAATGGTAACCTACCTCAATGGATTTTCAAGTTGGGTTTGGTTAGTGTGTTTCTTTCTGGGAACAGGTTTACTGGGAGCATTGAATATCCTCCTGCAGTGTCCTCGTATCAAGGTCTTCGAGTTTTGGATTTGTCTACAAATGCGTTGACTGGTGAAATTTCATCTGCCATTGGGAATTTTAGCGGACTAGAGATCTTGAATGTTTCTAACAACTCTTTGTTTGGTGGCATTCCAGCAACTTTAGGAGAACTAAATCAGACTCGggttcttgatttgagtcacAATAGTTTAAATGGAAGCATCCCGTCTGAAATTGGACGAGCAGTTTTGTTGGAGGAACTGAGGCTCCAAGGCAATTTCCTGACTGGATTGGTTCCTGCAGACATCGAAAATTGCTCGTCTTTAACTTCTTT GGTCCTGTCACAGAACAACCTTACCGGTACAATCCCTGCAGCAATTGCAAAGCTAGCCAATCTTCAGATTGTAGATTTATCTTTAAACAATTTCTCTGGGAGATTACCGAAAGAATTGACCAACCTTTCCCACCTGATCGCTTTTAATGTCTCCCACAACCATCTGGAAGGCGAACTGCCTGTTGGGGGCTTTTTCAACGCGATTCCTCTCTCAGCAGTAACCGGAAATCCATCCCTTTGTGGTGCGGTGCTCAACCATTCTTGCCCCCACCAGAAACCCATTGTCCTCGACCCCAATTCGTCCTACGCTGCTCATAATTCTACTTCGTCTCTTGGCCATAAGAGAAATATGCTCAGCGTATCTTCTCTTGTTGCCATTGGTGCTGCTGTTTTTATCGCCCTTGGTGTAGTTACTATCAGCATTCTCAATTTGCACGTGAGCTCATCTGTGAGGCAGTCTGCTGCACTCATGACATTTTCGGGCGGGGATGAGTTTAGCCACTCCTATGGTACCGAAGCCAACTATGGGAAACTTGTTATGTTCTCGGGCGATGCTGATTTTGGTTCGGGGACTGAAGCACTTCTAAACAAGGATTCTGAGCTTGGACGGGGTGGATTTGGAGCTGTTTACAGGACTGAACTTAGAAATGGGCGTTCGGTGGCCATAAAAAAACTCAACGTTGCGAGTCTAATCAAATCTCAGGAAGATTTCGAGAGACAAGTCCAAACGCTTGGAAAGGTTAGGCACGAGAACCTGGTGGTTATCGAAGGCTACTATTGGACTCCTTCGCTTCAGCTCCTCATTAGCGAATATGTATGTGGAGGAAGTTTGTATAAAAAACTCCACGAGGAACACCCCGACGAGGGGGGCTGCTTCCTCTCGTGGCAGCAGAGGTTCAAAATCATACTCGGGGTAGCCAAAGGGCTAGCTCATCTACACGGGATGAACATAATTCACTACGACATGAAGTCAACCAACATCCTGATAGACGGGTCGGGGGACCCCAAGGTCAGTGATTTCGGCCTAGCTAGGTTGTTGCCCGTGCTAGACCGCTACGTTCTAAGCAGCAAGATCCAGAGCGCGTTAGGCTACATGGCCCCCGAGTTTGCATGCCAAACAGTGAAAATAACCGAGAAATGTGATGTCTATGGATTTGGCGTCCTGACTTTAGAGGTCGTGACGGGGAAAAGACCCGTGGAGTACATGGAGGACGACGTGATCGTGCTGTGTGATACGGTGAGGAGAGCGTTGGAGGAAGGGAAAGTCGAGGAATGCATCGACGAAAGGCTGCGAGGTAACTTTCCCATAGACGAGGCGATTCCAGTAATAAAACTCGGGCTGATTTGTGCCTCTCAAGTGCCATCAAACAGGCCAGACATGGAAGAAGTGATTAGAATCTTGGAACTCATCCAATATTCTACAGAAAGCCAAGATGATCTGGAATGA